Within the Bacillus sp. FSL K6-3431 genome, the region GCTTGGTAAAATAGAGCAGATATAGCAAGACCAAATACTGCAATCCCATCAAAACTATCTTCAAATGCTTCTTGATCCACAACCAATGTAAATTCCGAAAAGTCCTTATTATGAGTTATATCTTTGATAGAGGCGGCTTCAGTATCAATTTTTACGTCATCCACATATTCCAACAAATTAGATTCCAACTCTTTTAATATCTCTTTATGTTTCGCTTTAGGCATTTTATAAGTGAGAGAACCATCATCATTAAGTTTTACTTCATTCACACCGTCATTTTTTGCTTCTGCGATAACCTCATCTATATCTTGTCCTTCAAATAGTGAAGGTGGTAATGTGATTTCAACATTTAAAATACCTTTATCTACCTCGATTGCTTGGTCTTTTGATTCCTCTGGATTTTCTTCCAGTAGAACTTCCTTAGATCCCTCTGGTGTTTTCTTCTTGTTTTCGCTTTCTGCTTTTGAATCACATGCTGTCATTACCAATAATAATGTAAGTAACAATAATAGTGTTTTTTTCATCCTGCACCCCCTTAGGTATTCTATACTATTCTACCAAAACACCATAAAGAGTGGAAATATTTACTATCTTTTCCTCTTAATTTGCTTTGCTTCCTCCTTCTCTTCGTCGGTACGTATCTGAATACTAGCAATCACGAAAGCTTTTTCTTTTCGGTCCATTTCAAAAAACTCACGCGGTCTAATTCGTAAACGGTGGAGGGCATAGTGGGCATACACCGCTTCAGTGTCTACCTCATCTTTCCCCCCACCAATTAGTTTTTTGCTTCTTCTATATCTTCATCGATAGTCGTATCTAAACCGCTGATCTCAGAGACCTTTTCAAGAATTTGAGCAGCCTCACCAAGTAAGAATAGGATAGAATATAAATTCTCCGCACCTCTCACACCGTAAGACTCTTGCAGAGCCGCATCGTCTAAATCAGGATATATAATTGAGGCAGTACAAACCCCTCGGTTATATCTTACAACATCAAAGGTACGTTCCATTCTCCCTTTGATTCCGGGCTTATTCACGAAACACCTATCATTGATTTTATCAGCCTCACCAGAAGTAAGCGGGCGTAAAAGAATCTTCTCATCAAAGCGATCAAGCTTCAACGAGACGTTTTCTACTTCTTTTACATTACCTTTCATAAACGCATTAAAATTACTCATTCAAAAAACCTCCAGTTATTTTCTATTAATTATTCAAAACCTTAAATTGATTTAAGAAATCAAAATCATCGAACGTGAAATCAGTCTCATCCTTTAGTAAGTCTTCGCTGTCACCGTCAAGAGCCGCCAATAATGCCCCATCCGGAACAACATTTTTGATAAGCGTTGTTTGTTTCCCTGCTCTTGACGTAATATCAGC harbors:
- a CDS encoding phage tail assembly chaperone, which codes for MSNFNAFMKGNVKEVENVSLKLDRFDEKILLRPLTSGEADKINDRCFVNKPGIKGRMERTFDVVRYNRGVCTASIIYPDLDDAALQESYGVRGAENLYSILFLLGEAAQILEKVSEISGLDTTIDEDIEEAKN